AACAATGACGGCAAGAACGATGTCTGGAAAGTAAGAAACCTAGAGGCGTTCTCAGACAATGAATTGGTGGTAGTGAACCGTTATGGTGGGGAAGTGCACCGTGTGAAAGGCTACAGAAATGACTGGGCTGGTGCCGGCTTGGCAGAAGGTACCTATTATTATGTGCTCAAAGTTCGCTTGTGTGATAACCGGGTAGAAACCTACCGTGGCTACATCATGCTCAAGCGTTAGTAAATGAAGTTTATGAAGAAGCGTACTATACAAATTTTCTTGCTGGTGGTGCTGGGCCTTTCCTCTTTGGGGAATGCCTACGCCCAGCAGGACCCCCAGTTTACCCAGTACATGTTCAACGGTTTGCTGCTCAACCCAGCGTACGCGGGCAGCAAGGGCTTCTCCAGTTTCAGTGGGTCTTTCCGGAGCCAGTGGACAGGTTTAGAAGGCGCCCCATTAAGCCAGACCGTTAGTTTTGACGCCAACCTTAACAAAAAACTAGGCGCAGGGGCCGTAATTACGCATGACCGCCTGGGCGCGCAGCGCTACACAGAAGTTACCGGCAACGTGGCCGCCCGCATCTCGCTTAACCGCACCACCCGCCTGGCGGTGGGCATCTCTTTGGGCGCGGCCCAGCAAGTAGTAGACGGTACCATGCTCAGACCAGAGGAACGCGATGACCTGGCTTTGCCTTTCGGGATTGAGCGGGCCTTTACGCCTACGGCCAAAATAGGCGCGTACCTGCACAGCAATCTTTTCTACGCCGGTGCCTCTGTCAGTAACTTGCTGTTCTTTAAAGATGACGTTTTGCTAGCCCCCACGCCCCACCTGTTCTTAACGGCAGGCGGTGTGATTGACCTGGGCCCGGAGCTTAAATTCAAGCCCAGCTTTTTGCTGAAGGAGGATTTCAGCGGTCCGGCGGCCATTGACCTGAACGCCTTTGTGCTGTTCAGCGAGAGATTCTGGGTAGGTGCCTCTTACAGGACCAGCCTAAGTATTCTGAACAGTGACACCCAAAGCCCCAACACGCGCCTGAGCAATACCCTGGCCGGCATTCTGGAAGTGTATGCCTCGCCCCGGCTTCGGTTTGGGTACTCCTATGACTTTTCAGTGGGAGGGTTGCAGAACTATTCCAGCCATGAGATTTCAGTAGGCTACTATCTGCTCAAGAACGTGAATGGCCGCATGCTCACGCCAAGATATTTTTAATACTATTTCTTCATAAAAGCCGTTTTTGGCCTCTATTTTCAAAATGGAAGAAAAACTAGACCCAGCTGTGCAAACAGCGCCTCCCGCCCGACCAAACCCTATGAAAACGTTTATTGCCACTGTCTTCTTTCTGTTTGCCCTGGTGTTGAGCCCGCTTGCCAGCTGGGCGCAGGAAGACACCAAACAGGCCGACAAACATTTTGATGATTTTGAGTACGCCCTGGCCTTAAAGGGTTACCAATCGGCGCTGGAGAAAAACCAGCCCACCCTGGAACTGGTAGAGAAAATAGCGCATTGCTACCGTTTCATGAACCAGCCCAAAAACGCCGCCTTCTGGTACCGCCAGGTGATTGGGTTTGCCGGTTCGGCGCCCGTTAACTTGTTCTATTTTGCCGAAGCCAGCAAGCAGAACGGTGATTACCTCACCGCCAAGCGCCATTACCTTTTGTTTGCGGAGCGCGAGCCGGCAAGAAGAGACGAAGCCCTGCAGTTTGCCAAGGGCTGCGATTGGGCCATGGCCTGGATTGACCGCCCCATGGCTTTTGAAATAACCCAGGAACAAGCGCTGAACTCCACCTACGCAGATTTTAGCCCAGTTTTCTACCAAGACGGCCTGGTGTTTTCCTCAGACCGCCTCACCAGCAATGACCAGAAAGTTTATGGTTGGACCGGCACGCCGTACCTGCAGCTGTACTACGCACCCCGCTTAGACAACAACTGGGGCGCCATCAAACCCCTGGACAACACCATCAATACTGAATACCACAACGCCACCGCCACGTTCTCTGAGAGTTTCCAGGAAGTCTTTTTTACCCGTACCAAGCAGGTGAAAAACCGCGTGCTGCCAGAGGAAGTGCAGGGAGCCAACGTGTGGCAGAAATTCTCCAAAAACGACAAATTCATCAACCGCCTGGAGATTTACAGCGCCACGCTCAAGAACGGGAAATGGCAGGAGCCGGTGCCGTTCGCCTTTAACAAGGGCGAGTCTTATTCCATGGGCCACCCGGCACTTTCGCAAGACGGCAACCTGCTTTATTTTGTCTCTGACATGCCCGGCGGCTACGGCCAAACCGATATCTATTTCTCTGAACGCCGCCCAGACGGTTCCTGGACAGACCCCAAGAACGTAGGGCCAGAGATCAACACGCCAGGCAAGGAGGTGTTCCCGGTGATCAACAAAGACGGCAAGCTTTATTTTTCCTCAGACGGGCACATAGGCATGGGCGGCTTGGATATCTTCTCCGCGGTGGGCAACAAGAATGCCTGGAAACAGGTGGAGAACCTGTACTATCCCTTTAATTCGCCCAGGGATGATTTTGGCCTCATTTACGAAAAGGACGGCAAAAACGGCTTTTTCTCTTCTAACCGAGACTCAGACGTGGGCTCAGACAACATTTTTAGGTTTGCGCCCAAGTTCATTCCGTGTAAACTGGCCGGTGTGACGTTTGTGCGCATCACCAGCAAAAACGGCACGTCTACGTCTTCGCCGGTTGAAGGCGTGACGCTGTCTGTGCAAGCCACCGGCGGCGACACGCTCAAATCGTTCCAGGTGACTTCTAATGCCAAAGGCGAATTCCTGTTTGAGGTGGAAGCCAACACGCTCTATACCATTAAAGGCAGCAAGCGCGGCTACCTGAACCAAACCATTCACGTGGCCCCAGACTGCCGGAAAGTGACTGACACGGTCTCCATGGAAATGGTGCTCAACCGCGACACGCCTAACAAGGCCATTGTGCTGGAGAACATTTACTATGATTTGGACAAATATGACCTTCGGGCGGAATCTATTGCCGAGCTGGACAAGGTGGTAGCCATGCTGCAGGACAACCCCACCATCCGCATTGAGCTGGGGTCGCACACAGACAGCCGCCAGACCATGAAATACAACCAACTGCTGTCGCAGATGCGCGCTGCCACCGCCGTCAAGTACATTCTCTCCAAAGGCATAAATCCCAAACGAGTCATTGCCAAAGGCTACGGCGAAACCAAGTTGCGCAACAAGTGTACTGACGGCGCCACCTGCTCTGAGGAAGAACACCAACTCAACCGCCGCACCGAATTCAAAATCCTTCGGTAACCGGTACTTGTAAGAAAGAGTAAGCAGCCGTCTGCGTTTTGGGACTCATTTCCAGAAATGAGCCCCAAAACGCAGACGGTTTTTTGTGTCTGCTACTCTATGGTGCCGTTGCCCTGTCTCTGGTATTCGCCTTTGGTCAAGCTCCGCACCGCATCAGTCCAAATCTTTAACATGAAAGGGCACCTGGTCATATAGGCTAAATGGGAAAGTGCTGCTCAAATACCGTTTGTTCATTCAATGGAATGAATTGGCTCAGAGTTTCAGATTGGTTGCCTTTAACAGGCAAACGCACCAGCCTTCCGTTTTCGGGCTCATTTCCGGAAATGAGCCCGAAAATGAGGAAACATTCCAAGGATAATAATCCCAATAGCATCCATGTATAGGTTTTGCTCTGAAGGAATACCTGACCCCTATTTTCGGAAGTCTGACTTATAGGCTTGAAGTCGATAAGGTTTTTCAATCGCCCTATTTAAATTCAGTAAATGGATTACTTAAATGGACTACTACTAGAAGAAGCCGGTAGCTTCTATCGAGGCATTTTTGGTTTCCAGCCGACAAATAGATTTACAAAAAAGCGCCCCTGCCAACATTTGGCAGGGGCGCTTGGGTTTCTTTATTTGCCGGTGTGGTTACCGGGAGATAACAATCTTTCTGGTAGTGGTGGCGGCTGCGGTGCGGTAGTGCAACACATACAAGCCTTGCGGCAATTGCCCTACCTGAATCTCATGTTTCAGTTCACCAGCGCTGGCCTTTATTGATTTCTGGTAGACAACGTTTCCTTTCATATCTACCAACTGTAAGGCAATGCTCTCCGTCTTGGTTACTGAAGCTGTCACCAACAACTCCGTCTGTGCCGGGTTAGGGTAGGCACTCAAGGTAGCGGCTTGGGCCTCGTCGGCGGCGCTGAGGCAATTGGCAATGGTCACCGGCTGCGTCACTGTAACAGGGCAGTCTACTGCCGGATCACTGTAGGTATAAGAAATGGTAAAGGTGCCCTCACCGGCGGCCCGTGGGTCCAGAATGTTGTTTGTGATGCCCGGGCCAGTATAGGTTCCTCCGGCAGGTGAACCACCAGTCAAGGTTATGTTTCCTTTTTCCAGGCAAATCGGGCCAAATGGATCTAAGGTTACCTGCGGCAATGGTTTAACGGTCACTGTCACCTGCGCGGTACTAGAGCAGCCGGCCGCGTTGTAACCTGTCACTGTGTACGTGGTGGTTTCGGTAGGCGTAGCCACTGGGTTGGCGATGGCCGGGTTGCTCAGGCCTGTTTCCGGGAACCATGTGTACCTGGTACCGCCGGTGGCTGTAAGGTTCACAGGACTGCCAGGGCAGATATTAGTTTCAGACGTGGTGGCGGCAATGGTAGGGAAAGTGCCCATCGTTACCCTAACACTTGAGGAGGAGGTGCAAAGGCCGTCTGGGTTGGTCACCGTCACCGTGTACGTGGTAGTAGCCGTTGGAGAGGCGATTGGGTTAGCAATAGTGGGGTCGCTCAGGCCAGTGGCCGGGCTCCAGCTGTATGAGGCACCACCAGAAGCCTGCAACTGAGTACTACCGCCTGGGCAAATAGTGACAGCCGGTCCTGCATAAGCCGTAGGGTTCACAGTGACTTCCACCACATCTGTAGAAGAGCAGCCGTTGGCGGTTACAGTCAAGGTGTAAGTAACTTTAAAGCGAGTTGTACTATCCCCCGGATACGTAAGCGTTGGGTTGGCTGCTTTTGGATTGTTAAGGCCAGTAGCCGGTGACCAAGAATAGGTATAACCAGGTACTGCTGGTACCCCTACTATTGTGGCTTGTCTAGAACAAACGGTCTTATCTAATCCTGCATTGGCAATGGGGTAGGGGTTTACTCTAACGGTTATTGTTTTAGCCGCACTGGCACAACCTGCAGCAGAATACCCAATAACTGTATAAGTAGTGGTTGCTGAAGGAGAAGCAATGGGATTGGCAGTTGTTGAATCACTTAGGCCAGTGGCCGGGCTCCAAGCATAGGTTACGGCACCTGTGGCCTGTAACTGCACAGAGGAACCAATACAGATAGAAGGAGCAGCCGGAGTCACCGTCACTACCGGTACTGGGTTCACGTTTACAAATACTGTATCATTGCGGCTACAGCCTTCAGCATTGGTGACTGTTACAATGTAACGGGTGGTGGCCGTAGGAAAAGCAACAGGATTTGGGCTGTTAGGGTCACTTAAGTTAGTAGTAGGAGACCATCGGTAACCAGTGCCACCGGTTGCATTTAACTGTGTGCTTCCACCTAGGCAAATAGCTCGGTCAGGCCCAGCGTTAGCTGGAACGGAGGGGTTTACGGTGATTGCTACTTCGTCAGTATTGGTACATCCGTTGGAAATTACTGTCAACTTATAAATGGTGGTGATAGGCTGTGAGGTGGTATTCTGTAGGGTTACCAAAGGGTTTTTGAGAGTAGCACTGGACAATCCTATGGCTGGTTCCCACAAATAAACACCGTTGGTGGTATTGGTGCCGCCTAGCGTAAGAGCTTGCCCTGAACAAATACTTCTATCAAAACCGGCATTAGCAATTGGCAGAGCCTTTACAGTTACCACCACGGTTTTTGTGTTCACGCAGCCAGCCGCCGATGTTCCGGTAACCGTGTAGGTAGTAGTGGCGGTTGGGCTGGCGATAGGTGTGGCGCTGGTGGGGTCATCCAAGCCAATAGCTGGGCTCCACGAATAAGAAACAGCGCCAGAGGCCTGCAATTGCACAGAAGAACCAATACAGATGGAAGCAGCCGCCGGCGCAATGGTTAAAACGGGCAACGGAGCCACTGTTATAACTACCTGGTCTGTGCGCACGCAACCGTTTTCATTGGTGACGGTTACTGTATAGGTAGTGGTAGCTGTGGGCGTGGCAACTGGGTTGGCAATCTTTGGGTCATTAAGAGTAGTAGTGGGAGACCAGCTATAAGATACACCGCCGGTAGCCTCCAATTGCACAGACTGCCCAATACAAATAGTTCTATCCGGGCCGGCATCGGCGGTAGCCGGTTTAATGGTGATTTCTCTACTGGCGCTGTTAGTACAACCGCGTAAGGTCACTACCACAGTATACATGCCGGCAGCCGCAGTGCTCACATTAGGAATAGTAGGTGTGCGGCTGGTGGAGGTAAAGTTGTTAGGCCCGGTCCAAGCGTAAGTGGCGCCACTGATGTTATTAGCGCTTAAGCTTAACGTGCCACCGGCGCAAAGACCGTCATTGGCGGTGATGGTAGGAGCGGCGAAGGGCGTTCCAATGGTTAGATTGGTGCCGTTGTCTCTCACCACCAGGTCAGTCGGGGGCTTGGAGGCGACTACTCTAATTCTATAAGCTGTGCCAGACGTGATGTTCAGCGGCAACGTGACCTCAATAGACCCTGAACCAGTTCCAGCGGCAGTTCCCAAGGCTCTGGGCGACGTGAAAGCGCCACTGGAGCTGGACAACTGCACGGTGAAGACGTTGTCACTCGGGAAAGTGTATTCGGTCTCAAACGGGACTGTGAACGTGCTTCCCACACAATACGTGTTGCCTGCCAGCGGCAGAGTTTTGAGGGAGTCTGTGTTGGCAAGCAAAAGAGTTGGGTTGGCTTGAACGCTCTGGGTGGTCAAGAACAGGCCAATAAGTACATTCAGAAAGAAGAGGAAAGATATACGCATACGGGATGTGATTGATGAAAACAATAGTATAATCTGAGATGCAATCTGGTATGATGCAAAGGTACTTAAAGGGCAGAACCAGGTGGGGGAGATTCGATTAACTGCCTGATATGAACGATAAATGAATGTATTTGGATGCTAACTTTCTATAATAAAATTTAATATTAGCAAAGGTATAAAATTTTTAGAACTTCTCCTCTACCCAGAGAAAAGCGGCGCACAAAAGGAGAACAAGCCAGAACGGCCATAGGGGAAAGGGCTGGGAATGAGTTTTTGGCTGCGCGCCAGCCGGGTATTGCTCTGACGCCAGAGATGCTTTTTTCAGGCGCTGTTGGTTTGCCCATACATGACGCGTTTCCCAGGCGCTGGCAGCGTTGACATAGACAGATGATAAGGTGTCGCCAGCGCTTTCAAAAGTACGCCAGCCGCTGCTCTGGGGCCACCAAAGACCGGTGTTGTATGCCAAAGAAGATTCTCGCTGCAAAGACAATGACACACGTGGTTCACTACCGGCTTTCAGAACCTGTATATCTTGCTCCGTAGTGGTAAGCAAAAGCGGTTGGTTAACGGCCGGATAAGTGGGCGAAAAAGCAAAAGGCTTCGCTGGGGCAGGCTTGGCCAGGGCACTCAACAGCGTGGCCCAGAATTGCTGATAGTGGGCTTCTTTTCCTTCCAAGGCCCACGGGAACGTCTCCAGTAGTAGGCTCACGCCCACCTGACCCATACCTTTTCTGGAGTGTATTGCCCAGGCGTGCGCGCGTGTTTTCCCCCAGGCCAAAATTTGCTGATGTTCCCGTGGTTTCAGAAATACGTTTGGCGCGGGAACCGCACCTTGGCTAGAAGATTGTCCCGCCCACTGCACCGGGGCGTTTTTGGCCTCATTTCCGGAAACGGAGCCAAAAACGGCTTCAATGAAAAAAGGGATTGGTTTGGGCCGCGTTTGGGAAACAGAGGTCAAAATCCCGAGGCCCTGCTGCCGCACGGCCTGCTGCAAAATCTGCTTCTCACTGCCGGACAAACCTTGCAAGGTCACGTCATCTATCAGCACCACGTCAAATTTCTGAAGCAGCGCTGTGGTGAGTCGGGGCAACGCAAGGGTTAGCAAATTCACGGTCTCGGTTTGGAACACGCCTTTGCTCACCTGCGTGCGCACCGCCACGCCGTGCCCCTGCCGGGCCAGCGCGTTCTTCAAAAACTTGGTTTCAAACGAAGGTGAGGACGAAAGAAACAACACGCTCAACAGACGAGGCGCCTCCACCTGCACGGGCACGGGTTCCTGGTACGTGGAATCGTCTTGCTGCCACCGCAACTGGTACACAAAACGCCCCGCAGACTTGGGTTTGAACCGAAGCGAAAATGCCTGCCCCACACCTTTTTTCACTTCCACCGAATCTCGGTTCAGACCAGCGGCGTGCAAATACAACCTAGTAGCCTTTTCCGGCGAAGTGAATTTCCCCTGCACCACCAGGTCTTTGCCCAGCGTGATTTTCTGCGGCCACGAGGCAGCCAGCACGCCCGTTGGCAACGGTGATAAATGCGGCACCAGCCTGATAGAATCTAACGCCGCCAATTCTTCTTCTCTCAGCCCGTGGCCCAACACGTGCAGCGTCTGCACTGCCGGGTGCTCTTGTTGAAAAGCCGTCAAGTCTTTTACCAGATTGCCCGGTTTGTTTTCAGTTACGCCGAAGTAAAAAACCTGCGGCTTGGGTTTGAGGCGTTTCAATAACTGCTCAAGCGTGTCTGTGCTGTAGCCTTCGGTTATTAAAATAGCTTCAGAGGCATTATAGATGCGCGTGATTTTGGGCGGCGAAACCAGGAAAAACAGGCACGCCACCGCCAGCAAATTTGCCACTAACCGCGCCCACAGCCAACGGCGGTCTGCCCGGCGCACGGCCAGCCACGTGAGCCAGGCGCCCAACAGCAATGCCAAGGAAAGAAGAAGCGGCAGCGGGATGGTCACGGTCAATTTAAACGGTTAAAGTAGTCTTGGGCCAGTTTTTTCTTAGCGGCGGCCGAGGGGCGTTTTTGGGCTCGTTTTTCAGAATGAGGCAAAAAACGATGCAGCGCGGTCTGTACCCGCACCAAGCAGTCGGCGCAAACGTTGCGTTTGGCCCGCAGGTCCTGCACCACGCGCCGCAGATCTTGCAGCGCCCGCAGGTAATTGCCCGGTTCCCGGATGGCGGCCTTGCCCAGCTCCTGCCCAGCCTGTTCCAGCACCGCGGCGTCATCTGGCTGGGGGGTGCCGCCCGTTTTCAGATTCTCCACGCGCTGCAATGCCTGCCGCACCACAGGGTAAGAGGCCTCGGGCTTTTCTTCGCGGCGCAGGGCTACGGTCTGTACTTTGCTGAGGTCACCGCTCAGGCGCTTCTCAGGTACTTTGAGCGGCGGCGGCTCGTAGCCAGATTTCTTCACGTACACCCTGGAACTTTGCTGCACGTCTTTGAGCAGCCGTAGCGCCTTGTACTCAAACGGCAGCGCTTCCTTGGGCCGACCGGTGCGCAGCCGGAGTTCGGCTTCCCACATCTGGGCGAGCGCGCCTTTGAGTTTGGCTTTCACGGCGGGCTCAAAAAACGTGGCGGCCTCTTCCTGGTCATGTTTGTGCAGGTAAGGGTCCAGGAGTTCGTTCATTTGGGTTTGGTGCTCGCTTTCGCCTTGCTTGGGCGCATGGTCATGGCCGTCGTCCGCAGAGTGGCCTTCGGGTAAGCCGGCGGCGCCGATGTTGGACTCAAACTCCTCGCCCAGGAATTTGCCGTAGCGCAACCGCAGCAGTTTTTGGTCCACGCCAATGTTGTTGGCCCGGTCGTTGAACACCGCCGGAGCCAGGCTTTTCTGCTCTTGAATCAGTTTCTCCGTGTCAATAATGATCTGGCGTTGGCTCCGGAAATACTCTGGGTTGGGGTTCACGCCCAATGACAGATCATCCATGGATTCTACCACGGTGGTGTCTTCAATCTCTACCAAAAAAGCCTCGGTGCGGAAGGAGCCGCGGTGGTTGTCCTGGGTCTGCAGGTAAAAATAGAGTTCATCGCCGTAGGTCATGCCCAGTTTCTGTAAATCCAGGGTCTGGTTCAGTTGCAAACGCCTGGGCTGACCGGCAAACGACAGATTCAAGGGAATGCGCTGCTCCCGGAATTTCACGGCCTCGCCTTCGCCTTTGGCCACCGTGGCCACCAGCTCGGCGCTGCGCAGGCCGTAGTCGTCTTGCAGCGTGGCCTGAACAGTTACGCGCTGCGGCTGGCCAAACAGAATCTCTGTGTAAGCGGCAGGTTTCTGCACGGTAATGCTGGGAGGCTGGTCTGGAATCACTTCCAGTGAATAAAAATCTGAGGCCTGCCCGTTCAACTTGAGATGGTACAGTGAGGACTGCGTAGCCATGGTGCTGGCCGAATACGTGTTCTCCTTCCCTCTCACGGGCCGTAACGGAATGGGTTTATGATTGCTCAGCACCAGTTGCAA
This region of Rufibacter sp. LB8 genomic DNA includes:
- a CDS encoding type IX secretion system membrane protein PorP/SprF is translated as MKKRTIQIFLLVVLGLSSLGNAYAQQDPQFTQYMFNGLLLNPAYAGSKGFSSFSGSFRSQWTGLEGAPLSQTVSFDANLNKKLGAGAVITHDRLGAQRYTEVTGNVAARISLNRTTRLAVGISLGAAQQVVDGTMLRPEERDDLALPFGIERAFTPTAKIGAYLHSNLFYAGASVSNLLFFKDDVLLAPTPHLFLTAGGVIDLGPELKFKPSFLLKEDFSGPAAIDLNAFVLFSERFWVGASYRTSLSILNSDTQSPNTRLSNTLAGILEVYASPRLRFGYSYDFSVGGLQNYSSHEISVGYYLLKNVNGRMLTPRYF
- a CDS encoding OmpA family protein codes for the protein MKTFIATVFFLFALVLSPLASWAQEDTKQADKHFDDFEYALALKGYQSALEKNQPTLELVEKIAHCYRFMNQPKNAAFWYRQVIGFAGSAPVNLFYFAEASKQNGDYLTAKRHYLLFAEREPARRDEALQFAKGCDWAMAWIDRPMAFEITQEQALNSTYADFSPVFYQDGLVFSSDRLTSNDQKVYGWTGTPYLQLYYAPRLDNNWGAIKPLDNTINTEYHNATATFSESFQEVFFTRTKQVKNRVLPEEVQGANVWQKFSKNDKFINRLEIYSATLKNGKWQEPVPFAFNKGESYSMGHPALSQDGNLLYFVSDMPGGYGQTDIYFSERRPDGSWTDPKNVGPEINTPGKEVFPVINKDGKLYFSSDGHIGMGGLDIFSAVGNKNAWKQVENLYYPFNSPRDDFGLIYEKDGKNGFFSSNRDSDVGSDNIFRFAPKFIPCKLAGVTFVRITSKNGTSTSSPVEGVTLSVQATGGDTLKSFQVTSNAKGEFLFEVEANTLYTIKGSKRGYLNQTIHVAPDCRKVTDTVSMEMVLNRDTPNKAIVLENIYYDLDKYDLRAESIAELDKVVAMLQDNPTIRIELGSHTDSRQTMKYNQLLSQMRAATAVKYILSKGINPKRVIAKGYGETKLRNKCTDGATCSEEEHQLNRRTEFKILR
- a CDS encoding T9SS type A sorting domain-containing protein, whose protein sequence is MRISFLFFLNVLIGLFLTTQSVQANPTLLLANTDSLKTLPLAGNTYCVGSTFTVPFETEYTFPSDNVFTVQLSSSSGAFTSPRALGTAAGTGSGSIEVTLPLNITSGTAYRIRVVASKPPTDLVVRDNGTNLTIGTPFAAPTITANDGLCAGGTLSLSANNISGATYAWTGPNNFTSTSRTPTIPNVSTAAAGMYTVVVTLRGCTNSASREITIKPATADAGPDRTICIGQSVQLEATGGVSYSWSPTTTLNDPKIANPVATPTATTTYTVTVTNENGCVRTDQVVITVAPLPVLTIAPAAASICIGSSVQLQASGAVSYSWSPAIGLDDPTSATPIASPTATTTYTVTGTSAAGCVNTKTVVVTVKALPIANAGFDRSICSGQALTLGGTNTTNGVYLWEPAIGLSSATLKNPLVTLQNTTSQPITTIYKLTVISNGCTNTDEVAITVNPSVPANAGPDRAICLGGSTQLNATGGTGYRWSPTTNLSDPNSPNPVAFPTATTRYIVTVTNAEGCSRNDTVFVNVNPVPVVTVTPAAPSICIGSSVQLQATGAVTYAWSPATGLSDSTTANPIASPSATTTYTVIGYSAAGCASAAKTITVRVNPYPIANAGLDKTVCSRQATIVGVPAVPGYTYSWSPATGLNNPKAANPTLTYPGDSTTRFKVTYTLTVTANGCSSTDVVEVTVNPTAYAGPAVTICPGGSTQLQASGGASYSWSPATGLSDPTIANPIASPTATTTYTVTVTNPDGLCTSSSSVRVTMGTFPTIAATTSETNICPGSPVNLTATGGTRYTWFPETGLSNPAIANPVATPTETTTYTVTGYNAAGCSSTAQVTVTVKPLPQVTLDPFGPICLEKGNITLTGGSPAGGTYTGPGITNNILDPRAAGEGTFTISYTYSDPAVDCPVTVTQPVTIANCLSAADEAQAATLSAYPNPAQTELLVTASVTKTESIALQLVDMKGNVVYQKSIKASAGELKHEIQVGQLPQGLYVLHYRTAAATTTRKIVISR
- a CDS encoding DUF4175 family protein, producing MPHPTSHTIPATAVLYQVRSKYLARKAWLFAWQALGVMLPLAVWAYRSWHQGTGEAAIAAGLLGVLLLLLQVVRWAQLKRKTSTRQIAQHLNRKFPQLEESAELFLVPYHDLTLLAQLQKQRIMPALEQLPVAQAAHVNARNGWWALMAGLLLAGVIWLVPGFPRAEKPTAAERPGTSANVETPVVAPKAILPAIEQLHVRISPPAYTRKAPYAVTTPSFKVEAGAQVTWTVQTNQAVKSLQLVLSNHKPIPLRPVRGKENTYSASTMATQSSLYHLKLNGQASDFYSLEVIPDQPPSITVQKPAAYTEILFGQPQRVTVQATLQDDYGLRSAELVATVAKGEGEAVKFREQRIPLNLSFAGQPRRLQLNQTLDLQKLGMTYGDELYFYLQTQDNHRGSFRTEAFLVEIEDTTVVESMDDLSLGVNPNPEYFRSQRQIIIDTEKLIQEQKSLAPAVFNDRANNIGVDQKLLRLRYGKFLGEEFESNIGAAGLPEGHSADDGHDHAPKQGESEHQTQMNELLDPYLHKHDQEEAATFFEPAVKAKLKGALAQMWEAELRLRTGRPKEALPFEYKALRLLKDVQQSSRVYVKKSGYEPPPLKVPEKRLSGDLSKVQTVALRREEKPEASYPVVRQALQRVENLKTGGTPQPDDAAVLEQAGQELGKAAIREPGNYLRALQDLRRVVQDLRAKRNVCADCLVRVQTALHRFLPHSEKRAQKRPSAAAKKKLAQDYFNRLN